One Dissulfuribacter thermophilus DNA segment encodes these proteins:
- the fabZ gene encoding 3-hydroxyacyl-ACP dehydratase FabZ — MDHNEILELLPHRYPFLLVDRISDFVADESITCIKNCTINEPFFQGHFPGEPIMPGVLILEAMAQAGILFAKKTEPSLKDSLLVFAGMDKVKFRRPVRPGDQLLMKLTLLKKKANIWKMKGETFVDGKIVAEAELMAAVQKEE, encoded by the coding sequence ATGGATCACAATGAGATTTTAGAGCTTTTACCTCATAGATATCCCTTTTTGCTAGTAGATAGGATATCAGATTTTGTGGCTGACGAGTCAATAACCTGCATCAAGAACTGTACAATAAATGAACCCTTCTTTCAGGGGCACTTTCCAGGTGAACCCATAATGCCCGGAGTACTAATACTCGAGGCCATGGCTCAGGCCGGGATTTTGTTTGCAAAAAAGACTGAGCCATCGCTAAAAGACAGTTTGTTGGTATTTGCAGGTATGGACAAGGTCAAGTTCAGACGTCCTGTTCGACCAGGGGATCAGCTCTTAATGAAACTTACCCTTTTAAAGAAAAAGGCTAATATATGGAAGATGAAGGGTGAGACGTTTGTAGATGGAAAGATAGTGGCTGAGGCCGAATTGATGGCGGCTGTTCAAAAGGAAGAATAG
- the lpxB gene encoding lipid-A-disaccharide synthase translates to MHRKEIFLIAGEASGDLHGANLIKAIRELAPFEIGFSGIGGELMKKQGLRTLYDASLLSVVGLTEILREIRHIYSAYSLVKRYLKNKRPDLLVLIDYPGFNLKVLRYASRLGIPVMYYITPQVWAWKEHRTKLLRSFCNACAVILPFEEGFLRKRGVNARFVGHPLVDVIHVEHDREEFLSSLGLDPGLPTIGLLPGSRKGELRRHLPIMVETANLLKKDFDCQFVLPIIDKAIISQDMDTLLKEAGIKIVVGKTYDAMNASDALLLASGTVTLEATILEVPHVVMYRVSPITYTLGRIFVKIPHISLTNIVAEKEVVKEFIQEDANPATLSSALKELLSSKEKRLAVIRDLKRVKDKLGGPGASRRAAQMALELIQ, encoded by the coding sequence GTGCATAGGAAAGAAATCTTTCTAATTGCAGGAGAGGCATCAGGAGATCTTCATGGAGCAAACTTAATAAAGGCCATCCGAGAGTTAGCTCCCTTTGAAATAGGCTTTTCAGGAATCGGCGGGGAGCTAATGAAGAAACAGGGCCTGAGAACGCTCTATGATGCATCGCTTCTTTCCGTTGTTGGCCTCACCGAGATTTTGCGAGAAATCAGGCATATTTACTCAGCATACAGCCTAGTAAAAAGATACTTGAAAAATAAACGGCCAGATCTCCTGGTGCTTATAGACTATCCTGGATTTAATTTGAAAGTCCTACGCTATGCCTCTCGACTTGGAATCCCTGTGATGTACTACATCACCCCCCAGGTATGGGCTTGGAAGGAGCATCGGACAAAGCTCTTGCGATCCTTTTGCAACGCCTGCGCTGTGATCCTTCCCTTTGAAGAAGGTTTTTTGAGGAAAAGGGGAGTGAATGCCAGATTTGTAGGCCACCCGTTGGTAGATGTAATCCATGTGGAGCACGATAGAGAAGAATTTTTGTCAAGTTTGGGTCTTGATCCAGGATTGCCAACTATAGGGCTACTACCTGGCAGCAGAAAGGGAGAACTCAGGAGACATCTCCCTATAATGGTAGAAACGGCGAATCTTTTGAAGAAGGATTTTGATTGTCAATTTGTACTTCCAATAATTGACAAAGCCATAATCTCTCAAGACATGGATACTCTTCTTAAAGAGGCTGGTATTAAAATAGTAGTAGGCAAGACCTATGATGCAATGAACGCCTCTGACGCACTCCTTTTGGCCTCTGGGACAGTGACTCTTGAGGCTACGATCCTTGAGGTCCCGCATGTTGTTATGTATAGGGTATCTCCGATCACCTATACATTGGGTAGGATTTTTGTAAAAATACCACATATTTCTCTTACGAATATCGTAGCAGAGAAGGAGGTAGTAAAGGAGTTTATTCAAGAAGATGCCAATCCAGCCACACTGAGTTCCGCTTTGAAAGAACTCCTCTCAAGTAAAGAAAAAAGGCTAGCAGTCATCCGCGATTTAAAAAGGGTTAAGGACAAACTCGGCGGACCGGGGGCAAGCAGGCGTGCTGCTCAAATGGCCCTTGAGCTCATCCAATAA
- a CDS encoding EAL domain-containing protein, producing MADIKDLDTILRELSKFRQSEERLRTLFEATPDVVCFKDGEGRWLEANSAYLSLFRLENIDFRGKRDSELAQYSPHFKDAFLTSEKIDEIAWKRGKLTRSQEYISCPDGETLVFDVYKIPIFNPDGSRKGLVVFGRDVTELIRAQDSLKSQGRHLEVINAILSLAWENMPLKERMKRILKTIFTIPWLSFESKGAIFLYDHKSRSLKLFVHKDLEEKLQHICEEIELGKCICGQAALKREIIFCDHITKEHDIRHSTMPDHGHYVVPIEFKGELLGVLCLYFQAGHKKNDEELKFLETLSKVLGQILSYEINRKHMEDALKRSKTHLVNAQRLARLGSFELNPDTGRIICSEGLLRLIGKETTDPEIKLDEFLEIICEKDRKTFLEAIHRVWEKREPLSLDLKIKPIGHVQVKQIHCELVFSPSIEGGSQYITGTIQDVTALRHNEKQLELATKIFENSIEGITITDKHGTILMVNPAFSRITGYSPEEVIGKNPRILKSDRHSPEFYKKMWDDILEKGQWSGEIWNRRKNGQAYPEHLTITAIKDSNGEITNYIALFHDISEIKEMRESLDFQINYDALTGLANRQLFTDRLNLAVRHAQSHNEKLAILLFDIDDFRLINEGIGYNVGDKILQEMARRLTKCIGRSDTVARLGGDEFAVFLDSLSNNEDVLNLSKKILEAMANPFRIGDHNIRLTISMGVTFFPYDGREAEELIKNAEIAMYKSKEHGKNALHIFTPQMNEKIKRRIQLEEKLHKALENEEFRIFFQPKINIKSGRIEGAEALIRWQNDQGDLVSPGEFISIAEETGLIISIGEWVLEKVCSQVRLWRQQGIDIHVAINLSPRQFRDKELVKKIHRVVSSNGIPADCIALEITEGVVMDDEENAISLLRRFKEIGIRLSMDDFGTGYSSLYYLKQFPIDELKIDRSFVMGIPDKQDSKAITTAIISLAKSLRLETVAEGVETEEQLEFLKRLNCDMVQGYLFSPPIPAEEFTNLVKK from the coding sequence ATGGCTGATATCAAAGATCTCGACACTATCCTGCGTGAATTAAGTAAGTTTAGACAAAGCGAGGAGAGACTGCGGACACTGTTCGAGGCGACACCAGATGTAGTATGCTTTAAGGATGGTGAAGGACGATGGCTTGAGGCCAATTCAGCCTATTTGAGTCTTTTTAGGCTTGAAAACATTGATTTTAGAGGAAAACGGGATTCAGAACTGGCCCAATATTCACCACATTTTAAAGATGCATTTTTGACCTCTGAGAAGATTGACGAAATAGCCTGGAAAAGGGGTAAGCTTACACGAAGTCAAGAATACATTTCCTGTCCAGATGGGGAAACACTGGTATTCGACGTCTACAAAATTCCAATCTTTAATCCAGATGGCTCTAGAAAAGGCCTGGTGGTATTTGGCCGAGATGTTACTGAACTAATCAGAGCTCAAGATTCGCTTAAGAGTCAAGGTCGCCATTTAGAGGTAATAAATGCCATTCTTTCCCTGGCCTGGGAAAACATGCCTCTTAAAGAGCGGATGAAAAGGATCTTGAAGACGATATTTACTATTCCGTGGCTATCTTTTGAGTCAAAAGGGGCCATCTTTTTATATGATCACAAGAGTAGATCATTAAAGCTCTTTGTCCACAAGGACCTTGAAGAAAAGCTCCAGCACATATGTGAAGAAATTGAACTCGGAAAGTGTATTTGTGGACAGGCCGCTTTAAAACGGGAGATTATTTTTTGCGATCACATCACCAAAGAGCACGATATCAGGCATTCAACCATGCCTGATCATGGTCATTATGTAGTTCCCATTGAATTTAAAGGTGAATTACTAGGTGTACTCTGCCTTTATTTTCAAGCCGGTCACAAAAAAAATGATGAAGAGCTGAAGTTCCTCGAGACTCTATCAAAGGTGCTCGGACAGATTCTTTCTTATGAAATTAATAGAAAACATATGGAAGATGCCCTGAAGCGCAGCAAAACTCATCTAGTAAATGCACAGCGACTTGCAAGGTTAGGGAGTTTTGAACTCAATCCAGATACAGGGCGCATAATATGTTCAGAAGGACTATTGAGGCTCATTGGTAAAGAGACCACAGATCCGGAGATAAAACTAGATGAGTTTTTAGAAATTATCTGCGAAAAAGATAGAAAGACCTTTCTTGAAGCTATTCATAGAGTTTGGGAAAAAAGAGAGCCTTTAAGTCTGGATTTAAAGATAAAACCAATTGGACACGTTCAAGTCAAACAGATCCATTGTGAACTTGTCTTTTCACCTTCTATTGAAGGAGGATCCCAATATATAACTGGTACTATTCAAGATGTTACAGCCCTTAGACATAATGAAAAGCAGTTAGAACTTGCTACGAAAATATTTGAAAACAGTATAGAAGGTATCACCATAACAGATAAACATGGAACCATTTTAATGGTGAATCCAGCCTTTTCCAGGATTACTGGTTATAGCCCAGAAGAAGTGATTGGAAAGAATCCTCGGATCCTCAAGTCTGACAGGCATAGCCCAGAATTTTATAAGAAGATGTGGGATGACATTCTAGAAAAAGGCCAGTGGAGTGGGGAAATATGGAACAGGCGCAAAAACGGTCAAGCCTATCCAGAACATCTGACCATTACAGCCATAAAGGATTCAAACGGGGAGATCACTAATTACATTGCACTCTTTCACGATATTTCAGAGATAAAAGAGATGCGAGAGTCCCTAGATTTTCAGATAAATTATGATGCTCTTACTGGTCTAGCGAACAGGCAACTTTTTACAGACAGGTTGAACTTGGCAGTTAGGCATGCACAGAGTCACAATGAAAAACTGGCTATCCTTTTATTTGATATAGACGACTTTAGGCTCATAAATGAGGGCATAGGTTACAATGTAGGCGACAAGATACTCCAGGAAATGGCCAGGCGCCTCACAAAATGTATTGGAAGAAGTGATACTGTAGCCCGCCTTGGTGGAGATGAGTTTGCCGTATTCTTGGATTCACTTTCAAATAACGAAGATGTGTTGAATCTATCAAAGAAAATATTAGAGGCTATGGCCAACCCCTTTAGGATTGGAGATCACAATATTCGATTGACCATTAGTATGGGGGTAACGTTTTTTCCATATGACGGGAGAGAAGCTGAAGAGCTAATAAAAAATGCCGAAATTGCCATGTATAAATCAAAAGAGCATGGGAAAAATGCCCTCCATATATTTACTCCACAGATGAATGAAAAGATCAAAAGACGGATTCAGCTCGAAGAAAAACTCCATAAGGCACTGGAAAATGAGGAGTTTCGAATATTTTTTCAGCCAAAGATCAACATCAAATCTGGAAGGATTGAGGGGGCAGAAGCCCTCATTAGATGGCAAAATGACCAGGGCGATCTTGTTTCTCCTGGTGAATTCATTTCAATTGCTGAGGAAACAGGCCTCATAATATCAATTGGTGAATGGGTGCTCGAAAAGGTCTGTAGCCAGGTAAGATTATGGAGACAACAGGGTATAGACATACATGTGGCAATAAACCTTTCACCACGGCAGTTTAGGGATAAGGAACTCGTTAAAAAGATACACAGGGTCGTTAGCTCAAATGGTATTCCTGCTGATTGTATTGCTCTGGAGATAACAGAAGGTGTGGTTATGGACGACGAAGAGAATGCCATATCACTGTTAAGACGATTTAAAGAGATTGGGATTAGATTGTCCATGGATGATTTCGGCACTGGCTATTCGTCTCTCTATTACTTGAAACAATTTCCCATAGACGAATTAAAGATCGATAGGTCTTTTGTAATGGGAATTCCTGACAAGCAGGATAGCAAGGCCATCACCACGGCCATAATTTCCCTTGCAAAGAGTCTAAGGCTGGAAACAGTGGCTGAGGGAGTGGAGACTGAAGAACAACTTGAGTTCTTAAAAAGACTCAATTGCGATATGGTTCAAGGCTATCTCTTTAGCCCACCAATCCCTGCTGAGGAATTTACTAACCTAGTCAAGAAGTAG
- a CDS encoding Gfo/Idh/MocA family protein, translating into MMKVGVIGVGYLGRFHAQKYASMQDVELLYVCDISEKRGEEVAKETGSRFIKDYREIASEVDAVSIVVPTNQHFEIAKYFLEAGVHCLVEKPITEHLYEAEALIEIAKEKGCILQVGHLERFNPAIRFLEDHVEKPLFIEAHRLSGFKERALDVDVILDLMIHDIDLTLAFVNSEIKEIRAVGVPVLSPKIDIANARIMFENGCNANLTASRISLQTMRRIRIFQPGLYLSADCLEQSNLMVTADLERPPTEAIVPRPISHERSDILMDELMHFVDCIKNGVKPKVAGEDGLKALEVAQQIKAKIQEGLGVYEECIGKKSF; encoded by the coding sequence ATGATGAAGGTAGGAGTTATAGGAGTAGGGTATCTCGGCAGATTTCATGCCCAGAAATATGCATCGATGCAAGATGTTGAACTTTTGTATGTGTGTGATATCTCAGAAAAGAGAGGAGAGGAAGTAGCAAAAGAAACTGGTTCGCGTTTTATAAAAGATTATAGAGAGATAGCTTCAGAAGTAGATGCCGTCAGCATAGTTGTGCCTACAAATCAACACTTTGAGATTGCAAAATATTTCCTTGAAGCCGGGGTCCATTGTCTAGTTGAAAAGCCAATTACTGAACATCTTTATGAGGCTGAAGCGCTCATCGAGATAGCTAAGGAAAAAGGGTGTATTCTTCAGGTGGGCCATTTGGAGCGATTTAATCCAGCAATAAGATTTTTGGAAGATCACGTTGAGAAGCCACTCTTTATCGAGGCCCATAGGCTCAGCGGATTTAAGGAAAGGGCATTGGACGTGGACGTCATTCTCGATCTCATGATCCACGATATTGATCTTACCCTTGCATTTGTGAATTCAGAGATTAAAGAGATCAGGGCCGTTGGAGTCCCTGTGCTCAGTCCTAAGATAGATATCGCCAACGCAAGGATAATGTTTGAAAATGGCTGCAATGCAAACCTTACTGCAAGCCGTATATCCCTTCAGACCATGAGGCGAATCAGGATATTCCAGCCAGGCTTATATCTGTCCGCAGACTGTCTTGAACAAAGTAACCTCATGGTGACAGCAGATTTAGAAAGGCCTCCAACAGAGGCAATCGTTCCCAGGCCAATCTCTCATGAAAGGTCAGATATATTGATGGATGAACTCATGCATTTTGTTGATTGCATCAAAAATGGAGTAAAGCCCAAGGTTGCCGGAGAAGACGGGCTCAAGGCCCTCGAGGTAGCCCAACAGATCAAGGCAAAAATTCAGGAAGGGCTCGGAGTTTATGAAGAGTGCATAGGAAAGAAATCTTTCTAA
- the ruvB gene encoding Holliday junction branch migration DNA helicase RuvB encodes MLANPKLKKEELSPNPTIEDFDFEPGVRPRTLKDFVGQKEVKESLEVFIKAARARGEALDHVLLHGSPGLGKTTLAFIIGAELGVNVRSTSGPVIERAGDLAAILTNLSPGDVLFIDEIHRLSPVVEEILYPAMEDYHLDLVIGQGPSARTIKIDLPPFTLVGATTRTGLLSPPLRDRFGVILRIDFYDDSALFKIVKRSASLMNIPISDEGAMEIARRSRGTPRIANRLLRRVRDFAEVKADGFISKEVADMALRLLNVDQEGLDQMDRMILVTIIDKFGGGPVGIDTIATTIGEESSTIEDVYEPFLIQKGYLHRTPRGRVATRLAYEHLNRTWD; translated from the coding sequence ATGTTGGCTAATCCAAAATTAAAAAAAGAAGAACTTTCCCCAAATCCCACTATCGAAGACTTTGACTTTGAACCTGGGGTGCGACCCAGGACCCTAAAGGATTTTGTTGGACAAAAAGAGGTTAAAGAAAGCCTAGAGGTCTTTATCAAAGCTGCAAGGGCTAGAGGTGAGGCCCTTGACCACGTACTATTACATGGCTCTCCTGGGCTCGGTAAGACAACATTGGCCTTTATCATAGGTGCAGAGCTTGGAGTAAACGTAAGAAGTACCTCTGGCCCTGTAATAGAACGTGCTGGAGACCTTGCGGCGATACTTACAAATCTTTCACCAGGCGACGTGCTATTCATAGATGAAATACACAGATTGAGCCCTGTAGTGGAAGAAATCCTCTACCCTGCCATGGAAGACTATCATCTAGACCTTGTGATAGGGCAAGGTCCTAGCGCAAGGACCATAAAGATAGATCTTCCTCCATTTACCTTGGTAGGTGCCACAACACGAACCGGTCTTTTATCGCCTCCACTTAGAGATCGATTTGGAGTAATCTTGAGGATAGATTTTTACGATGACTCCGCACTATTCAAGATCGTCAAGCGCTCTGCTTCTCTAATGAATATTCCCATTAGCGATGAAGGTGCCATGGAAATTGCCAGGCGCTCCAGGGGCACACCCAGAATAGCTAACCGACTTCTACGAAGGGTACGCGACTTTGCTGAGGTAAAGGCAGATGGCTTTATTTCAAAAGAAGTAGCGGACATGGCCTTGCGATTACTCAATGTGGACCAAGAAGGACTAGATCAAATGGATCGTATGATACTAGTTACGATTATTGATAAATTTGGAGGGGGTCCAGTAGGTATCGACACTATTGCCACCACTATAGGAGAAGAGAGTTCGACGATTGAAGACGTTTATGAGCCATTCCTTATACAAAAGGGCTATCTACATAGAACTCCAAGGGGTAGGGTGGCTACTAGGCTTGCCTATGAACATCTTAACAGGACTTGGGACTAA
- the lpxA gene encoding acyl-ACP--UDP-N-acetylglucosamine O-acyltransferase, whose translation MGSNINIHKTAVVEDGARLGNNVTIGPYAVIGKEVELQDGVYVGPHAVIEGNTTIGPQCKIFQFASIGAAPQDVKYAGEPTKVIIEEGTQVREFVTIHRGTKDGGGVTRVGKGCMIMAYSHIAHDCQVGNRVIMANGATLAGHVVVGDFVVIGGLSAVHQFCKIGEYAFLGGMSGVNKDIPPYLRYWGQRGNVYGLNLIGLKRHGFSRDVLKALRDSYRIVFQREGHLKDAIEEARTIYGEFQEVLNFLKFIEDSKMGIPRAGEEENGR comes from the coding sequence TTGGGAAGCAATATTAACATACACAAAACAGCAGTGGTGGAAGACGGGGCTAGGCTCGGTAATAATGTGACAATTGGCCCTTATGCAGTAATAGGAAAAGAGGTTGAGCTCCAGGATGGGGTATATGTAGGCCCTCACGCAGTAATAGAAGGTAATACTACCATTGGACCTCAGTGCAAAATATTTCAGTTTGCCTCAATTGGTGCAGCGCCTCAGGATGTTAAATATGCTGGTGAGCCCACCAAGGTGATTATTGAAGAGGGGACTCAGGTCAGGGAATTTGTTACCATACACAGGGGCACCAAGGATGGTGGCGGTGTCACCAGGGTAGGAAAGGGCTGTATGATAATGGCATATTCCCATATTGCACATGACTGTCAGGTGGGCAATAGGGTCATTATGGCCAATGGAGCAACCCTTGCAGGCCATGTAGTGGTAGGAGACTTTGTAGTGATAGGAGGCCTTAGTGCAGTCCATCAATTTTGTAAAATTGGAGAATATGCCTTTTTAGGTGGAATGAGTGGTGTAAATAAGGATATACCTCCCTATCTTCGCTATTGGGGCCAGAGAGGAAATGTCTATGGACTTAATCTCATAGGGCTCAAGCGTCACGGTTTTTCAAGAGATGTCCTAAAGGCCTTAAGAGACAGCTATAGGATAGTGTTTCAAAGAGAGGGTCATCTAAAAGATGCAATAGAGGAAGCCCGAACAATATATGGGGAATTTCAAGAGGTGTTGAATTTTTTGAAGTTTATAGAAGACTCCAAGATGGGAATTCCTAGGGCAGGTGAAGAGGAGAATGGACGCTAA
- a CDS encoding LpxI family protein, translating to MDANQEPFGIVAGGGNFPILCAKSAREANKLVIAIAHKGETSQEIEKHAHVTKWVHLGQLGKIIKTLKKNGCKKALFAGTITKKRMFYDVRPDIRALNLWRKIGSRLDDSILRAVSGELEKEGIEIVPSTYFLEDLYTPKGILTKRRPTKDEEEDIKFGYAIQKKIGALDIGQTIVVKDRTVVAVEAMEGTDETIARGGRLTGQGAVVVKVAKPDQDLRFDVPSAGLGTIRQMIEAKARVLALEAGKSLFFDREKAIELADQHGIAIVGIDPT from the coding sequence ATGGACGCTAACCAAGAACCTTTTGGCATTGTTGCAGGGGGAGGTAATTTCCCCATCCTCTGTGCAAAGTCGGCAAGGGAGGCCAATAAGCTAGTAATAGCCATTGCCCACAAGGGCGAGACATCTCAAGAGATAGAAAAACACGCCCATGTGACCAAATGGGTACATCTTGGGCAGCTTGGAAAGATTATCAAGACCCTAAAAAAAAATGGATGCAAAAAGGCCCTGTTTGCAGGAACCATCACCAAAAAGAGGATGTTCTATGATGTAAGGCCTGATATAAGGGCCTTAAATTTATGGCGAAAAATTGGTTCAAGACTTGATGATTCTATCCTAAGAGCCGTTTCAGGGGAATTGGAAAAAGAGGGGATAGAAATCGTTCCCTCCACATATTTTCTAGAGGACCTATATACCCCTAAAGGTATATTGACAAAGCGTAGGCCCACTAAGGATGAAGAAGAAGACATTAAGTTTGGCTACGCAATCCAAAAAAAGATAGGGGCCCTTGACATCGGACAGACTATAGTGGTTAAAGATCGAACAGTTGTGGCAGTAGAGGCCATGGAAGGGACAGATGAGACAATTGCGAGAGGTGGTAGGCTCACAGGTCAGGGAGCAGTTGTGGTAAAGGTTGCAAAACCAGATCAGGATCTGAGATTTGACGTTCCCTCTGCCGGCCTTGGCACCATAAGGCAAATGATTGAGGCAAAGGCAAGGGTGCTCGCCCTAGAGGCTGGAAAAAGCCTTTTTTTTGACAGAGAAAAGGCCATAGAATTGGCTGATCAACATGGAATAGCCATCGTTGGAATTGATCCAACGTAA
- a CDS encoding Lon protease family protein, which yields MDSKRLTINDLKLNLEPDALGFERLSEVGTPQEVNAFGQERAVDAMEFGLRVKHPDFNVYVAGYKETGLFELAELLVKKAALSITKAPSDWVYCFNFKNPDCPIAIELPKGKGSEFKADMATLIDNLKLQIPQIFESETYVTRKEEVIREFNKARSQVFEELDKKAKDNGFILQADQTGMMVIPAKEDGSPFTPDDISKLPEDKQEEFKKKSEYLHREMGVAMRRINTLEQEVRQRLKELDQTLVSQTVETYIKKVREKYHYNELILDYLEQVHKDIVKNLESFKPRPQGQTPFPFMGMEPTFTQYDVNLFVDNSETEGIPVIIETNPSYNNLFGTVERKAQFGALFTDFTMIKAGSIHKANGGFLIVKALDLLKKPFAYEALKRAIKERKIEIEDLGEQFGLFTTKALKPKAIPLDIKIVLVGDPGLYQLLYNLDEDFREIFKIKAHMDVHVDRKDEKLKEFCQGLYDIVKRHDLLDLHNSAVTRLIEYSAQLAGSKDKLSLRVKDLEDLLIESNFWAQQDDSQIIEERHVEQAIEKRRYRNSLFEDHIKEYLEKEKIKVATTGYKVGQVNGLAVYDLGDYMFGKPSRITATIALGKEGVIDIERESDLSGNIHTKGVMILSGYLRSIFAMDQPLTLTATLCFEQSYGMVDGDSASGAELFALLSALSDVPIDQGKAVTGAVSQKGEILPVGGVTQKVEGFFDLCKAKGLTGSQGVIIPKAHVENLILKKEVVEAVEQGKFHIWAIERVEEGIEILTGLPAGERDATGQFPENTVFYRVEQRLKELSEKAKNFLKDKKEQEN from the coding sequence ATGGATTCTAAAAGACTGACAATCAATGACCTTAAATTAAACCTTGAACCAGACGCACTGGGCTTTGAACGCCTGAGCGAAGTAGGCACTCCACAAGAAGTCAATGCCTTTGGCCAGGAAAGGGCCGTAGACGCCATGGAATTTGGACTCAGGGTAAAACACCCTGACTTCAACGTTTACGTTGCAGGTTACAAGGAGACGGGCTTATTTGAACTCGCTGAACTTTTGGTAAAAAAAGCAGCTCTCAGCATTACCAAGGCCCCATCGGACTGGGTCTACTGCTTCAATTTCAAAAATCCAGATTGTCCTATTGCCATTGAACTTCCCAAGGGTAAAGGCAGTGAGTTCAAAGCCGATATGGCCACCTTGATAGACAACCTTAAACTACAGATCCCACAGATCTTTGAAAGTGAGACCTATGTTACCAGAAAAGAAGAGGTCATACGGGAATTCAACAAGGCTAGAAGTCAGGTGTTCGAGGAGTTGGATAAAAAGGCAAAGGATAACGGTTTTATCCTTCAGGCAGACCAGACTGGAATGATGGTAATACCTGCCAAAGAAGACGGTTCTCCTTTTACTCCTGACGACATCTCTAAACTGCCAGAAGACAAACAAGAAGAATTTAAAAAGAAAAGTGAATACCTCCATAGGGAAATGGGGGTGGCCATGCGGCGTATTAACACTCTGGAACAAGAAGTACGCCAACGCCTCAAGGAACTTGATCAGACACTGGTATCCCAAACTGTAGAAACCTACATAAAGAAGGTCAGGGAAAAATATCACTATAACGAGCTAATCCTCGATTATTTAGAACAGGTCCACAAAGACATCGTAAAAAATCTGGAAAGCTTTAAACCAAGACCCCAGGGCCAAACCCCTTTTCCATTCATGGGAATGGAGCCGACCTTTACCCAGTACGATGTAAACTTGTTTGTTGACAATTCCGAGACAGAAGGAATCCCAGTCATAATCGAGACCAATCCAAGCTATAACAACCTATTTGGGACTGTGGAAAGAAAAGCACAATTTGGTGCCCTTTTCACAGATTTTACCATGATAAAAGCCGGCTCAATACACAAGGCAAATGGTGGATTCCTTATAGTAAAGGCCCTTGACCTTCTCAAAAAACCATTTGCATACGAGGCCTTAAAAAGGGCCATAAAAGAGAGGAAGATTGAGATAGAGGACCTTGGAGAACAGTTCGGGCTATTTACCACCAAGGCACTAAAGCCAAAGGCCATTCCCCTAGACATAAAAATCGTGCTAGTAGGCGACCCAGGTCTATATCAGTTGCTCTACAATTTGGATGAGGACTTCAGGGAAATATTTAAAATCAAGGCCCACATGGACGTTCACGTGGACAGAAAAGACGAAAAATTAAAGGAATTTTGTCAAGGTCTCTACGATATAGTGAAACGTCACGATCTTCTTGATTTACACAATAGCGCTGTAACAAGACTAATAGAATACAGTGCACAGCTAGCAGGGTCAAAAGACAAGCTATCATTAAGGGTAAAGGACCTTGAAGACCTACTAATTGAAAGTAACTTCTGGGCCCAACAAGACGACAGCCAGATCATAGAGGAACGCCATGTAGAACAGGCAATCGAAAAGCGCAGGTACAGAAATAGCCTATTTGAAGACCACATAAAAGAATATCTTGAAAAGGAAAAGATCAAGGTTGCAACCACCGGTTATAAGGTTGGCCAGGTCAATGGATTGGCAGTATATGACCTTGGTGACTACATGTTTGGCAAACCCTCGAGGATCACTGCCACTATTGCCCTTGGTAAAGAAGGGGTAATTGACATAGAGCGTGAGTCCGACCTCAGCGGGAATATTCATACAAAAGGGGTAATGATTCTATCTGGTTATCTTCGCTCAATATTTGCAATGGATCAACCTCTTACCCTTACAGCTACACTTTGTTTTGAGCAAAGTTATGGAATGGTAGACGGCGACTCTGCCTCTGGTGCCGAACTCTTTGCACTTCTTTCAGCCCTCTCTGATGTACCAATTGACCAGGGTAAAGCGGTCACCGGCGCTGTAAGCCAAAAGGGAGAGATCCTTCCTGTAGGTGGCGTCACTCAAAAAGTGGAAGGTTTCTTCGATCTCTGTAAGGCAAAGGGACTAACTGGTTCTCAGGGAGTCATAATACCCAAGGCACACGTAGAAAATCTAATTTTGAAAAAGGAAGTTGTAGAGGCCGTGGAACAAGGCAAATTCCACATCTGGGCCATAGAAAGAGTGGAAGAAGGAATTGAGATCCTAACAGGCCTCCCAGCCGGAGAAAGGGATGCTACGGGCCAATTCCCCGAAAACACCGTGTTTTATAGAGTAGAACAGAGATTAAAGGAGTTGTCAGAAAAGGCGAAAAACTTTCTAAAAGATAAAAAAGAACAAGAAAATTAG